A stretch of the Lineus longissimus chromosome 10, tnLinLong1.2, whole genome shotgun sequence genome encodes the following:
- the LOC135494586 gene encoding choline-phosphate cytidylyltransferase B-like isoform X1, giving the protein MATRKRKNGAAVDLQDESLESPQKRRRGRKPRLAPKKAYQALPEIDDQQDEDVWYHRSPLMSAAPFMDDEICQKIRDTIDFSKQITKEMAMNDTAGRPVRVYADGIYDMFHSGHARQLMQAKKAFPNVYLIVGVCDDELTHRLKGKTVMNERERYDALCHCRYVDEVLFGAPWTTDIEFLEKYKIDFIAHDDLPYNASGSEDIYAWVKKAGRFVATQRTEGISTTDVIARIIRDYDMYVRRNLSRGYSRKELNVGFMKEKKIQFQEKYETIKDKGKSLVGKSNELIQKWEDRSREFIGNFLEMFGADGTIKTWWSDQKQKMVRAISPTFDDGASSSSDPPSPRDDARQRKKLNLNSDDDDDSITDEF; this is encoded by the exons CGAGGGAGAAAGCCTCGTCTTGCCCCTAAGAAAGCTTACCAG GCACTGCCCGAAATAGATGACCAACAGGATGAGGACGTTTGGTACCATCGATCG CCATTGATGTCTGCTGCACCCTTTATGGACGATGAGATTTGTCAGAAGATACGGGACACTATCGATTTCAGTAAACAGATCACTAAGGAAATGGCGATGAATGACACAG CCGGTCGGCCAGTGAGAGTGTACGCCGATGGCATATACGACATGTTCCACTCCGGCCATGCCAGACAGCTAATGCAGGCTAAAAAGGCGTTTCCCAATGTTTACCTAATTGTTGGTG TTTGTGATGATGAACTTACCCACAGATTAAAAGGAAAGACTGTGATGAACGAACGGGAACGCTATGACGCTCTTTGTCATTGTCGCTACGTCGACGAAGTGCTGTTCGGCGCCCCCTGGACAACCGATATAGAATTCCTCGAAAAGTATAag ATTGACTTCATTGCTCACGACGATCTTCCGTACAACGCGTCAGGATCGGAGGATATCTACGCGTGGGTGAAGAAGGCGGGCCGGTTCGTAGCGACGCAGCGAACTGAAGGTATCTCGACCACGGACGTGATTGCGCGAATCATTCGAGATTATGACATGTACGTGCGGAGGAATCTGTCGCGAGGATACTCCCGTAAAGAACTCAATGTTGGCTTCATGAAG GAGAAGAAGATTCAATTCCAAGAAAAGTACGAGACTATTAAAGACAAGGGCAAGAGCTTGGTGGGGAAGAGCAACGAACTCATACAGAAGTGGGAGGACAGGTCGCGGGAATTCATCGGAAATTTCCTGGAGATGTTCGGTGCCGATGGTACAATT AAAACGTGGTGGTCCGACCAGAAACAGAAAATGGTGCGCGCAATTTCCCCAACCTTCGACGACGGAGCCAGCAGCAGTTCAGATCCCCCAAGTCCAAGAGATGACGCGAGGCAACGAAAAAAACTCAATTTGAATagcgatgatgacgacgattcAATAACAGACGAATTTTAG
- the LOC135494586 gene encoding choline-phosphate cytidylyltransferase B-like isoform X4 → MATRKRKNGAAVDLQDESLESPQKRRRGRKPRLAPKKAYQPLMSAAPFMDDEICQKIRDTIDFSKQITKEMAMNDTAGRPVRVYADGIYDMFHSGHARQLMQAKKAFPNVYLIVGVCDDELTHRLKGKTVMNERERYDALCHCRYVDEVLFGAPWTTDIEFLEKYKIDFIAHDDLPYNASGSEDIYAWVKKAGRFVATQRTEGISTTDVIARIIRDYDMYVRRNLSRGYSRKELNVGFMKEKKIQFQEKYETIKDKGKSLVGKSNELIQKWEDRSREFIGNFLEMFGADGTIKTWWSDQKQKMVRAISPTFDDGASSSSDPPSPRDDARQRKKLNLNSDDDDDSITDEF, encoded by the exons CGAGGGAGAAAGCCTCGTCTTGCCCCTAAGAAAGCTTACCAG CCATTGATGTCTGCTGCACCCTTTATGGACGATGAGATTTGTCAGAAGATACGGGACACTATCGATTTCAGTAAACAGATCACTAAGGAAATGGCGATGAATGACACAG CCGGTCGGCCAGTGAGAGTGTACGCCGATGGCATATACGACATGTTCCACTCCGGCCATGCCAGACAGCTAATGCAGGCTAAAAAGGCGTTTCCCAATGTTTACCTAATTGTTGGTG TTTGTGATGATGAACTTACCCACAGATTAAAAGGAAAGACTGTGATGAACGAACGGGAACGCTATGACGCTCTTTGTCATTGTCGCTACGTCGACGAAGTGCTGTTCGGCGCCCCCTGGACAACCGATATAGAATTCCTCGAAAAGTATAag ATTGACTTCATTGCTCACGACGATCTTCCGTACAACGCGTCAGGATCGGAGGATATCTACGCGTGGGTGAAGAAGGCGGGCCGGTTCGTAGCGACGCAGCGAACTGAAGGTATCTCGACCACGGACGTGATTGCGCGAATCATTCGAGATTATGACATGTACGTGCGGAGGAATCTGTCGCGAGGATACTCCCGTAAAGAACTCAATGTTGGCTTCATGAAG GAGAAGAAGATTCAATTCCAAGAAAAGTACGAGACTATTAAAGACAAGGGCAAGAGCTTGGTGGGGAAGAGCAACGAACTCATACAGAAGTGGGAGGACAGGTCGCGGGAATTCATCGGAAATTTCCTGGAGATGTTCGGTGCCGATGGTACAATT AAAACGTGGTGGTCCGACCAGAAACAGAAAATGGTGCGCGCAATTTCCCCAACCTTCGACGACGGAGCCAGCAGCAGTTCAGATCCCCCAAGTCCAAGAGATGACGCGAGGCAACGAAAAAAACTCAATTTGAATagcgatgatgacgacgattcAATAACAGACGAATTTTAG
- the LOC135494586 gene encoding choline-phosphate cytidylyltransferase B-like isoform X2 — translation MMASNGFTNGFSHVNGFDSQKSKKDLGFSHHAGIHEADALPEIDDQQDEDVWYHRSPLMSAAPFMDDEICQKIRDTIDFSKQITKEMAMNDTAGRPVRVYADGIYDMFHSGHARQLMQAKKAFPNVYLIVGVCDDELTHRLKGKTVMNERERYDALCHCRYVDEVLFGAPWTTDIEFLEKYKIDFIAHDDLPYNASGSEDIYAWVKKAGRFVATQRTEGISTTDVIARIIRDYDMYVRRNLSRGYSRKELNVGFMKEKKIQFQEKYETIKDKGKSLVGKSNELIQKWEDRSREFIGNFLEMFGADGTIKTWWSDQKQKMVRAISPTFDDGASSSSDPPSPRDDARQRKKLNLNSDDDDDSITDEF, via the exons ATGATGGCGTCCAACGGATTTACAAACGGTTTTTCCCATGTGAACGGTTTTGACAGCCAAAAATCCAAGAAGGATCTTGGTTTTAGTCATCACGCCGGGATTCATGAGGCTGAT GCACTGCCCGAAATAGATGACCAACAGGATGAGGACGTTTGGTACCATCGATCG CCATTGATGTCTGCTGCACCCTTTATGGACGATGAGATTTGTCAGAAGATACGGGACACTATCGATTTCAGTAAACAGATCACTAAGGAAATGGCGATGAATGACACAG CCGGTCGGCCAGTGAGAGTGTACGCCGATGGCATATACGACATGTTCCACTCCGGCCATGCCAGACAGCTAATGCAGGCTAAAAAGGCGTTTCCCAATGTTTACCTAATTGTTGGTG TTTGTGATGATGAACTTACCCACAGATTAAAAGGAAAGACTGTGATGAACGAACGGGAACGCTATGACGCTCTTTGTCATTGTCGCTACGTCGACGAAGTGCTGTTCGGCGCCCCCTGGACAACCGATATAGAATTCCTCGAAAAGTATAag ATTGACTTCATTGCTCACGACGATCTTCCGTACAACGCGTCAGGATCGGAGGATATCTACGCGTGGGTGAAGAAGGCGGGCCGGTTCGTAGCGACGCAGCGAACTGAAGGTATCTCGACCACGGACGTGATTGCGCGAATCATTCGAGATTATGACATGTACGTGCGGAGGAATCTGTCGCGAGGATACTCCCGTAAAGAACTCAATGTTGGCTTCATGAAG GAGAAGAAGATTCAATTCCAAGAAAAGTACGAGACTATTAAAGACAAGGGCAAGAGCTTGGTGGGGAAGAGCAACGAACTCATACAGAAGTGGGAGGACAGGTCGCGGGAATTCATCGGAAATTTCCTGGAGATGTTCGGTGCCGATGGTACAATT AAAACGTGGTGGTCCGACCAGAAACAGAAAATGGTGCGCGCAATTTCCCCAACCTTCGACGACGGAGCCAGCAGCAGTTCAGATCCCCCAAGTCCAAGAGATGACGCGAGGCAACGAAAAAAACTCAATTTGAATagcgatgatgacgacgattcAATAACAGACGAATTTTAG
- the LOC135494586 gene encoding choline-phosphate cytidylyltransferase B-like isoform X3: protein MATRKRKNGAAVDLQDESLESPQKRRALPEIDDQQDEDVWYHRSPLMSAAPFMDDEICQKIRDTIDFSKQITKEMAMNDTAGRPVRVYADGIYDMFHSGHARQLMQAKKAFPNVYLIVGVCDDELTHRLKGKTVMNERERYDALCHCRYVDEVLFGAPWTTDIEFLEKYKIDFIAHDDLPYNASGSEDIYAWVKKAGRFVATQRTEGISTTDVIARIIRDYDMYVRRNLSRGYSRKELNVGFMKEKKIQFQEKYETIKDKGKSLVGKSNELIQKWEDRSREFIGNFLEMFGADGTIKTWWSDQKQKMVRAISPTFDDGASSSSDPPSPRDDARQRKKLNLNSDDDDDSITDEF from the exons GCACTGCCCGAAATAGATGACCAACAGGATGAGGACGTTTGGTACCATCGATCG CCATTGATGTCTGCTGCACCCTTTATGGACGATGAGATTTGTCAGAAGATACGGGACACTATCGATTTCAGTAAACAGATCACTAAGGAAATGGCGATGAATGACACAG CCGGTCGGCCAGTGAGAGTGTACGCCGATGGCATATACGACATGTTCCACTCCGGCCATGCCAGACAGCTAATGCAGGCTAAAAAGGCGTTTCCCAATGTTTACCTAATTGTTGGTG TTTGTGATGATGAACTTACCCACAGATTAAAAGGAAAGACTGTGATGAACGAACGGGAACGCTATGACGCTCTTTGTCATTGTCGCTACGTCGACGAAGTGCTGTTCGGCGCCCCCTGGACAACCGATATAGAATTCCTCGAAAAGTATAag ATTGACTTCATTGCTCACGACGATCTTCCGTACAACGCGTCAGGATCGGAGGATATCTACGCGTGGGTGAAGAAGGCGGGCCGGTTCGTAGCGACGCAGCGAACTGAAGGTATCTCGACCACGGACGTGATTGCGCGAATCATTCGAGATTATGACATGTACGTGCGGAGGAATCTGTCGCGAGGATACTCCCGTAAAGAACTCAATGTTGGCTTCATGAAG GAGAAGAAGATTCAATTCCAAGAAAAGTACGAGACTATTAAAGACAAGGGCAAGAGCTTGGTGGGGAAGAGCAACGAACTCATACAGAAGTGGGAGGACAGGTCGCGGGAATTCATCGGAAATTTCCTGGAGATGTTCGGTGCCGATGGTACAATT AAAACGTGGTGGTCCGACCAGAAACAGAAAATGGTGCGCGCAATTTCCCCAACCTTCGACGACGGAGCCAGCAGCAGTTCAGATCCCCCAAGTCCAAGAGATGACGCGAGGCAACGAAAAAAACTCAATTTGAATagcgatgatgacgacgattcAATAACAGACGAATTTTAG